In a single window of the Bradyrhizobium sp. ORS 285 genome:
- a CDS encoding efflux RND transporter periplasmic adaptor subunit, giving the protein MTDMVDQAAALPRQNSKPVSTVWSTFWAHRWFVLAVVLLLGLGGWQSVRVMLGPAVVVDQVRRGDLVETVVASGHVETPFRVEIGSQITGTVDEVLVLEGQRVTKGQPLISLEARELKAAVVQAQGQVAQAEARMRQLAELTLPSAKEALRQAQATLLNAQQTYDRTSQLTTNGYATRASLDEAQKTLDIALAQKRAAEFQVFTASPGGSDYVMAETQLNQARATLDTAQSRLGYATISAPRDGVLITRNVEKGTVAQLGKALLVLAPAGDVQLVLQIDERNLGKLALGQTALASADAYPDKRFPALLSYINPGVDLSRASVQVKLIVKDPPDYLRQDMTVSVDIEVASRKDTLELPVRSVHDLTSGQPWVLGEKDGRAVKRPVRAGIRGNSHVEIVDGLGVGDIAVPASSGLVIGQRFRAVLP; this is encoded by the coding sequence ATGACGGACATGGTCGATCAAGCCGCAGCCCTCCCGCGCCAGAACAGCAAACCAGTGTCGACGGTGTGGTCCACCTTTTGGGCGCATCGCTGGTTTGTCCTCGCTGTGGTCCTGCTGCTCGGCCTCGGCGGCTGGCAGAGCGTGCGCGTGATGCTTGGCCCGGCTGTCGTGGTCGATCAGGTCCGGCGCGGTGACCTCGTCGAGACCGTGGTCGCCAGCGGCCATGTCGAGACGCCGTTTCGCGTCGAGATCGGCAGCCAGATCACCGGCACGGTCGATGAAGTCCTCGTGCTCGAAGGCCAGCGCGTGACCAAGGGCCAGCCGCTGATCTCGCTGGAAGCGCGTGAGCTGAAAGCCGCAGTGGTGCAGGCGCAGGGGCAGGTGGCGCAGGCCGAGGCGCGGATGCGCCAGCTCGCCGAGCTGACCTTGCCGTCGGCCAAGGAGGCGCTGCGCCAGGCGCAGGCGACCCTGCTCAACGCACAGCAGACCTATGATAGAACATCGCAACTGACGACCAACGGCTATGCCACCCGGGCCTCGCTCGACGAGGCGCAGAAGACGCTCGACATCGCGCTGGCGCAGAAGCGCGCCGCCGAATTCCAGGTGTTCACCGCGAGCCCCGGCGGCAGCGACTACGTCATGGCGGAGACGCAGCTGAATCAGGCGCGGGCCACGCTCGACACCGCGCAGTCGCGGCTCGGCTATGCGACGATCTCGGCGCCGCGCGACGGCGTGCTGATCACGCGCAATGTCGAGAAGGGCACCGTGGCGCAACTCGGCAAGGCGCTGCTCGTTCTCGCGCCCGCCGGTGATGTCCAGCTCGTGCTGCAGATCGATGAGCGCAATCTCGGCAAGCTGGCGCTGGGGCAGACGGCGCTGGCCTCGGCTGATGCCTATCCGGACAAGCGCTTTCCTGCGCTGCTCAGCTACATCAATCCCGGCGTCGATCTCTCGCGCGCCTCGGTGCAGGTCAAGCTGATCGTCAAGGACCCGCCCGACTATCTGCGCCAGGACATGACGGTGTCGGTCGACATTGAGGTCGCGTCCCGCAAGGATACGCTGGAGCTGCCGGTCCGCTCGGTGCATGATCTCACCTCCGGACAGCCCTGGGTGCTCGGCGAGAAGGACGGCCGCGCGGTCAAGCGGCCGGTGCGCGCCGGCATCCGCGGCAACAGCCATGTCGAGATCGTCGATGGACTAGGTGTAGGCGACATCGCGGTGCCCGCGAGCTCCGGCCTCGTCATTGGCCAGCGCTTCCGTGCGGTGCTGCCGTGA
- a CDS encoding DMT family transporter, whose protein sequence is MPAPSHPTSPLAWLNNQPYLLLTLASLFWAGNIVLARYVAGHVPPLTLSCIRWIGTFLMLWPFARQHLVRDWRTLLANWPLLLVLALTGFAINNALSYWAMQYTQALNGLLIQSSAPLFVALWSLVLFGVRLTAAQFAGIAMSLTGVLVILLRGDLGALAAIQFNRGDLMFAGALLVFGIYSAVMTRRPAVHQLSLIASCTALGALLLLPLAAWEYSSGFVLQLDLLSVLTLGYVVVFASTLAYLFFNRGIGLIGPNRAAPFLHLVPLFGSVLAILLLGEELKPFHLGGYALVIAGVVIASRVPLRKPGPAPKH, encoded by the coding sequence TTGCCCGCCCCATCTCATCCGACCTCGCCGCTGGCCTGGCTCAACAACCAGCCCTACCTGCTGCTGACGCTGGCCTCGCTGTTCTGGGCCGGCAACATCGTGCTGGCGCGCTATGTCGCCGGCCACGTGCCGCCGTTGACCTTGTCCTGCATCCGCTGGATCGGAACCTTCCTGATGCTGTGGCCGTTCGCGCGGCAGCATCTCGTACGAGACTGGCGCACCTTGCTGGCGAACTGGCCGCTGCTGCTGGTGCTGGCGCTGACCGGCTTTGCCATCAACAACGCGCTGTCCTATTGGGCGATGCAGTACACCCAGGCCCTCAATGGCCTGCTGATCCAGTCCTCCGCTCCCCTGTTCGTGGCGTTGTGGTCGCTCGTGCTGTTCGGGGTGCGGCTGACGGCGGCGCAGTTCGCCGGCATTGCGATGTCCTTGACCGGCGTGCTGGTGATCCTGCTGCGCGGCGACCTCGGCGCATTGGCTGCCATCCAGTTCAACCGCGGCGACCTGATGTTTGCCGGCGCGCTGCTGGTGTTCGGCATCTACTCCGCCGTCATGACGCGGCGGCCGGCCGTGCATCAGCTGTCGCTGATCGCGTCCTGCACCGCCCTGGGCGCTCTGCTGCTGCTGCCGCTGGCGGCCTGGGAATACAGCTCCGGCTTCGTGCTGCAGCTCGATCTACTGTCGGTCCTGACACTCGGCTACGTCGTGGTGTTCGCCTCGACGCTCGCCTATCTGTTCTTCAACCGCGGCATCGGCCTGATCGGGCCGAACCGGGCCGCGCCGTTCCTGCATCTGGTGCCGCTGTTCGGCTCGGTGCTCGCGATCCTGCTGCTCGGCGAGGAGCTCAAGCCGTTCCACCTTGGGGGCTACGCGCTGGTCATCGCTGGCGTCGTGATCGCCTCCCGCGTGCCGCTCCGCAAGCCGGGCCCGGCGCCTAAACACTGA
- a CDS encoding adenylosuccinate synthase yields MANVVVVGAQWGDEGKGKIVDWLSEQADIVVRFQGGHNAGHTLVINGATYKLALLPSGVLRAGKLSVIGNGVVFDPQAFLDEVGKLQAQGLTISPDNLRVAENVTLILPLHRELDALRESASAATAIGTTRRGIGPAYEDKVGRRAIRLMDLADLDTLPHKIDRLLAHHNALRRGLGLELIDGKVILDELSALAPKLLPYAETVWRLLDIKRREGKRLLFEGAQGALLDVDHGTYPYVTSSNTVAAQAATGAGLGPGAIGYVLGLCKAYTTRVGQGPFPTEQDNETGRKIGERGREFGTNTGRPRRCGWFDAVLVRQAVRTCGINGLALTKLDILDGFDTIEVCTGYRLDGKEIDHFPAGEGAQARVEPIYETIEGWKQPTANARSWADLPAQAIKYVRRIEELVGCPIALLSTSPEREDTILVQNPFEA; encoded by the coding sequence ATGGCTAACGTGGTCGTCGTCGGCGCCCAATGGGGTGACGAGGGGAAGGGCAAGATCGTCGATTGGCTGTCGGAGCAGGCCGACATCGTCGTGCGCTTCCAGGGTGGCCATAACGCCGGTCATACGCTTGTCATCAACGGCGCAACCTACAAGCTGGCCCTGCTGCCGTCCGGCGTGCTGCGCGCCGGCAAGCTGTCGGTGATCGGCAATGGCGTCGTGTTCGATCCGCAGGCCTTCCTCGACGAGGTGGGCAAGCTGCAGGCGCAAGGCCTGACCATCAGCCCGGACAATCTGCGCGTGGCCGAGAACGTCACGCTGATCCTGCCGCTGCACCGTGAGCTGGATGCGCTGCGCGAGTCCGCCAGCGCCGCGACCGCGATCGGCACCACCCGCCGCGGCATCGGCCCGGCCTATGAGGATAAGGTCGGCCGCCGTGCGATCCGGCTGATGGACCTCGCCGACCTCGACACGCTGCCGCACAAGATCGACCGGCTGCTCGCCCATCACAACGCGCTACGCCGCGGCCTCGGCCTCGAGCTGATCGACGGCAAGGTCATCCTGGACGAGCTCTCCGCTTTGGCGCCGAAGCTGCTGCCTTATGCCGAGACGGTGTGGCGCCTGCTCGACATCAAGCGCCGCGAGGGTAAGCGCCTGCTGTTCGAGGGCGCGCAGGGCGCGCTGCTCGACGTCGACCACGGCACCTATCCCTACGTCACCTCGTCCAACACGGTGGCGGCGCAGGCCGCGACTGGCGCCGGCCTTGGGCCGGGCGCGATCGGCTACGTGCTCGGCCTGTGCAAGGCCTACACGACCCGGGTCGGTCAGGGCCCGTTCCCGACCGAGCAGGACAACGAGACCGGTCGCAAGATCGGCGAACGGGGCCGTGAATTCGGAACGAATACCGGCCGGCCGCGTCGTTGCGGCTGGTTCGATGCGGTGCTGGTTCGCCAGGCGGTGCGGACTTGCGGCATTAACGGTCTTGCCCTGACCAAGCTGGACATTCTCGACGGTTTCGACACCATCGAGGTCTGCACCGGCTATCGGCTGGACGGCAAGGAGATCGATCACTTCCCGGCAGGCGAGGGGGCGCAAGCCCGGGTCGAGCCGATCTACGAGACCATCGAAGGCTGGAAGCAGCCGACGGCGAACGCGCGCTCCTGGGCCGACCTGCCGGCCCAGGCTATCAAATACGTCCGGCGCATCGAGGAACTGGTGGGTTGCCCAATAGCGCTGCTTTCCACCAGCCCCGAACGCGAGGATACTATCCTGGTCCAGAATCCCTTCGAGGCGTGA
- a CDS encoding TetR/AcrR family transcriptional regulator, producing MPKLKPETMAARRDEILQAAEICFARQGFHQTTIADVIAQSGLSAGCIYGHFASKEELIQAIGEHRHARDAALLAAARDISDPLDALRAIARASLADMQKEEGLRSRRIALQLWAEALRDDDIRAQVTDGVRKPVALIGELLQRGQRLGLIDRSVHPRSMARTMVAMFQGFVLQRLWGEPFSSAEAMTAFETLLTGLAVRR from the coding sequence ATGCCGAAACTCAAGCCTGAGACGATGGCCGCGCGCCGTGACGAGATCCTGCAGGCCGCCGAGATCTGCTTTGCGCGGCAGGGGTTCCATCAAACGACGATCGCCGATGTGATTGCGCAATCCGGTCTGAGCGCGGGCTGCATCTACGGACATTTCGCCAGCAAGGAAGAGCTCATCCAGGCGATCGGCGAGCACCGTCATGCCCGCGATGCGGCCCTGTTGGCCGCGGCGCGCGACATCTCCGATCCCTTGGACGCGTTGCGCGCCATCGCCCGCGCCTCGCTTGCGGATATGCAGAAGGAAGAGGGGCTGCGCAGCCGCCGCATCGCGCTGCAACTCTGGGCCGAGGCGCTGCGCGACGACGACATCCGCGCCCAGGTGACGGACGGCGTGCGCAAGCCCGTCGCGCTGATCGGCGAGCTGCTGCAGCGGGGCCAGCGGCTCGGGCTGATCGACCGCTCCGTTCATCCGCGCAGCATGGCCCGCACGATGGTCGCAATGTTCCAGGGCTTCGTGCTGCAGCGGCTGTGGGGCGAACCGTTCTCCTCCGCCGAAGCGATGACCGCATTCGAGACGCTGTTGACGGGACTCGCTGTGCGGCGGTGA
- a CDS encoding DMT family transporter: MSAADPTASTASARGWIANQPYVLLSITALCWAGNSIVGRLAAGHIPPVTLSFLRWSLAFLLILPIAWKQLRQDWPAIRSKLGIMIALSVTGIGAFNTLQYWSLEYTQALNTLLLQSAGPLIVALWSMLLLRVHLTLAQAVGIVLSLGGVLLILTRGHPTALAEISFNKGDLIFLLAMAVFGFYSVLTIKRPQIHGLSMVAFTFGCGAASLIPLLVWELNTRPVMTLDTQNLLSLLYVAIFPSTIAYLCFNRGVLLIGANRAAPFFHVVPVFGSIMAFVFLGEQPQIFHVIGFALVLAGVYAASRKQAT, encoded by the coding sequence ATGTCTGCCGCCGATCCCACAGCATCCACCGCATCCGCGCGCGGCTGGATCGCCAACCAACCTTATGTGCTGCTCAGCATCACGGCGCTGTGCTGGGCGGGCAATTCGATCGTCGGCCGCCTCGCAGCCGGTCACATCCCGCCCGTCACTCTGTCGTTCCTGCGCTGGTCGCTGGCGTTCCTGCTGATCCTGCCGATCGCCTGGAAGCAGCTCCGCCAGGACTGGCCGGCGATCCGCTCCAAGCTCGGCATCATGATCGCGCTGTCGGTGACCGGTATCGGCGCCTTCAACACGCTGCAATATTGGTCGCTCGAGTACACCCAGGCGCTCAACACCCTGCTGCTGCAGTCGGCCGGCCCGCTGATCGTCGCGCTGTGGTCGATGTTGCTGCTGCGCGTGCATCTCACCTTGGCGCAGGCGGTCGGCATCGTGCTGTCGCTTGGCGGCGTGCTGCTCATTCTGACGCGGGGCCACCCGACTGCGCTGGCTGAGATCAGCTTCAACAAGGGCGACCTGATCTTCCTGCTGGCGATGGCAGTGTTCGGCTTCTACTCGGTGCTGACGATCAAGCGGCCGCAGATCCATGGCCTGTCGATGGTGGCCTTCACCTTCGGCTGCGGCGCGGCCAGCCTGATCCCCCTGTTGGTCTGGGAGCTCAACACGCGGCCGGTGATGACGCTCGACACCCAGAACCTGCTGTCGCTGCTCTACGTCGCGATCTTCCCCTCGACCATCGCCTATCTCTGCTTCAATCGCGGCGTGCTGCTGATCGGCGCCAACCGCGCCGCGCCGTTCTTCCACGTGGTGCCGGTGTTCGGCTCGATCATGGCCTTCGTCTTCCTTGGCGAGCAGCCACAGATCTTCCACGTGATCGGCTTCGCGCTGGTGCTGGCCGGCGTCTACGCCGCCTCGCGCAAGCAGGCGACCTGA
- a CDS encoding sulfite exporter TauE/SafE family protein, producing MNVPDLIGGLGTGLVGGFTSGLLGVSPGGGLVVFAVLLLGAEQHVAQGLSLVAQIPPTSAAGIRRYWESGSRMSATILLWLALGFLIGGIVGALIANAATAAVLRWAYVVYLLLLDILLLRRRSQKQPADSPDAVPEPQRGALLAVGCAAGVSSGFLGIGGGLATVVGLSAVLGMAQHRAQMISLALTLVPTTIPSAWIYWQHGAMPQWSILAAVIIGLAVGTDAGARLANRVPPDRLRILLIGFVSLMTVYMTRKALG from the coding sequence ATGAACGTTCCTGATCTCATCGGCGGTCTCGGCACCGGGCTGGTCGGCGGCTTCACCTCGGGCCTGCTTGGTGTCAGTCCTGGCGGTGGCCTCGTCGTGTTTGCCGTGCTGCTGCTCGGGGCCGAGCAGCACGTCGCGCAGGGGCTCTCGCTGGTCGCGCAGATCCCGCCGACCAGCGCGGCCGGCATCAGGCGCTATTGGGAGAGCGGCAGCCGGATGAGCGCGACGATCTTGCTCTGGCTGGCTCTCGGATTCCTCATCGGCGGCATCGTCGGCGCGCTGATCGCCAACGCGGCGACAGCGGCGGTGCTGCGCTGGGCCTATGTCGTCTACCTGCTTCTGCTCGACATCCTGCTGCTGCGCCGCCGATCGCAGAAGCAGCCGGCCGACTCGCCGGACGCGGTGCCTGAGCCGCAGCGCGGCGCGTTGCTGGCGGTCGGCTGCGCGGCCGGCGTGTCCTCAGGCTTTCTCGGCATCGGCGGTGGATTGGCAACGGTGGTCGGCTTGAGCGCGGTGCTCGGCATGGCGCAGCACCGGGCCCAGATGATCAGCCTGGCGCTGACGCTGGTACCCACGACGATCCCGTCGGCGTGGATCTATTGGCAGCATGGCGCCATGCCGCAATGGTCCATTTTAGCCGCGGTGATCATCGGCCTTGCGGTCGGCACCGATGCCGGCGCGCGCTTGGCGAACCGCGTTCCGCCGGACCGGTTGCGGATCCTGCTGATCGGCTTCGTCTCGCTGATGACAGTCTACATGACCCGGAAGGCGCTGGGATGA
- the mgtA gene encoding magnesium-translocating P-type ATPase: MTTETTSVLHKFWRLAPAQAGEALACGLDGLNEADATQRLLRYGRNADTPSHVVGPLRAIMRRLLEPLSLILLVAGIISMATGDVIGGAIIVLILTLSIGLDTVQEGHAVRAAEELRRSVALKAEVKRDGAYREIEVDAVVPGDILRVRAGDIVPADALIIESKAFTAGEAALTGEPYPVTKQAGPAAGDNDTSNALFRGSVAQTGEAVALVVNTGPNTMFGAAASALAEAQGRTPFERDLHEFGLVIARLTLALVLIVLAFRVMFGRDVLDSLLFSVALAVGLTPELLPMITTVTLSRGALRMAKRKVIVKRLAAIHDLGAMSVLCTDKTGTLTSAEITLARSIAPDGSDHPRPAELGAIAAALGGDRGSLDTALVAGADHAAVGWTLGGQQTFDFSRRLGSVLAVRGPDQVLIVKGAPEAVIELCTQQRQASGVIALDDKGRDEMRERVHALARDGLRTVAVASKSWSGAPREIETEDEQELIFEGLCAFADPPKPTAAAAIAQLARAGIALKILSGDDPVVVKRLAGLVGLKADRVLSGSDIAELSDDALAVQVRTADAFGRLAPDQKSRIVKALQASGEVVGFLGDGINDAPALKVADIGLSVDGATGVAQSAADMILLASDLEVVADGVEEGRRTFANILKYVRMGASSNFGNMLSMAVASIMLPFLPMLPTQILLNNLLYDLSELGIPFDRVSPQATAWPQRWDMKRLLRFAAIMGPLSSLFDFLTFGALLYLFHATPDEFRTAWFLESMATQILVIFIIRTNGRPWSNRADPMLTASSLIALGVAMTVPFTPAGAWFGFVAPPIAMLAAIAALVAIYLVCAEGLKSFAVQSRAGRTHRRHHQRGP; this comes from the coding sequence GTGACCACTGAAACGACCTCCGTCCTGCACAAGTTCTGGCGGCTCGCTCCCGCCCAGGCGGGCGAAGCACTCGCCTGCGGCCTCGATGGCCTGAACGAAGCCGACGCCACGCAGCGGCTGCTGCGCTACGGCCGCAATGCCGATACGCCATCGCACGTCGTCGGCCCGCTGCGCGCCATCATGCGCCGGCTGCTCGAGCCGCTGTCGCTGATCCTGCTCGTCGCGGGCATCATCTCGATGGCCACGGGAGACGTGATCGGCGGCGCGATCATCGTCCTGATCCTGACGCTGTCGATCGGGCTCGACACGGTGCAGGAGGGACACGCCGTCAGGGCGGCCGAGGAGCTGCGGCGGTCGGTGGCGTTGAAGGCCGAGGTGAAGCGCGACGGTGCCTATCGCGAGATCGAGGTGGACGCCGTCGTGCCCGGCGACATTCTGCGCGTGCGCGCCGGCGACATCGTGCCGGCGGACGCGCTGATCATCGAGAGCAAGGCCTTCACGGCCGGCGAGGCGGCACTCACGGGCGAGCCCTACCCCGTGACGAAGCAGGCTGGCCCTGCCGCCGGTGACAACGACACCTCGAACGCGCTGTTCCGCGGCTCCGTGGCGCAGACTGGCGAAGCCGTTGCCCTCGTCGTCAATACCGGACCAAATACGATGTTCGGTGCGGCCGCCTCGGCGCTGGCGGAAGCGCAGGGGCGCACGCCGTTCGAGCGCGACCTGCATGAATTCGGCCTCGTCATCGCGCGGCTCACGCTGGCCCTCGTCCTCATCGTGCTCGCCTTTCGCGTCATGTTCGGCCGCGACGTGCTCGACTCGCTGTTGTTTTCCGTCGCGCTTGCAGTCGGGCTGACGCCCGAGCTGCTGCCGATGATCACCACGGTGACGTTGTCGCGCGGCGCGCTCCGCATGGCCAAGCGCAAGGTCATCGTGAAGCGGCTCGCGGCCATTCACGATCTCGGCGCGATGTCGGTGCTGTGCACCGACAAGACGGGAACGCTGACATCGGCGGAGATCACGCTCGCCCGCAGCATCGCGCCCGATGGCAGCGATCACCCGCGCCCGGCCGAGCTCGGCGCCATTGCCGCAGCACTCGGCGGCGATCGCGGCTCGCTGGATACGGCGCTGGTCGCGGGCGCCGACCATGCTGCGGTGGGGTGGACTCTCGGCGGCCAGCAGACCTTCGACTTCTCGCGCCGGCTCGGCTCTGTGCTCGCGGTGCGCGGACCGGATCAGGTCCTGATCGTTAAGGGCGCGCCGGAGGCCGTGATCGAGCTCTGCACGCAGCAACGGCAAGCCAGCGGCGTGATCGCGCTCGACGACAAAGGTCGCGACGAGATGCGCGAGCGCGTCCATGCGCTGGCCCGGGACGGACTCCGCACCGTCGCGGTCGCCTCGAAATCGTGGAGCGGCGCACCGCGGGAGATCGAGACCGAGGACGAGCAGGAGCTGATCTTCGAGGGGCTGTGCGCCTTCGCTGATCCGCCCAAACCGACCGCGGCCGCCGCGATCGCGCAGCTTGCCCGCGCCGGCATCGCGCTGAAGATTCTCTCCGGCGACGATCCAGTCGTCGTCAAACGGCTGGCTGGACTGGTCGGGTTGAAAGCCGACCGCGTGCTGTCCGGCAGCGACATCGCCGAGCTGAGCGACGATGCGCTCGCGGTGCAGGTGCGAACCGCCGACGCATTCGGCCGGCTGGCGCCCGATCAGAAATCGCGCATCGTGAAGGCGCTGCAGGCGTCGGGCGAGGTCGTCGGCTTCCTCGGCGACGGCATCAATGATGCGCCGGCGCTGAAGGTCGCCGATATCGGTCTCTCCGTCGACGGCGCCACCGGCGTGGCGCAATCCGCGGCGGACATGATCCTGCTGGCCTCGGATCTCGAGGTCGTCGCCGATGGCGTCGAGGAGGGACGGCGGACCTTCGCCAACATCCTCAAATATGTCCGGATGGGCGCGAGCTCGAATTTCGGCAACATGCTGTCGATGGCCGTGGCGTCGATTATGCTGCCGTTCCTGCCCATGCTCCCGACGCAGATCCTGCTCAACAACCTGCTCTATGATCTCTCCGAGCTCGGCATTCCCTTCGACCGCGTCAGCCCGCAGGCCACCGCCTGGCCGCAGCGCTGGGACATGAAGCGATTGCTGCGCTTTGCCGCCATCATGGGCCCGCTGTCATCGCTGTTCGACTTCCTCACCTTCGGCGCCCTGCTCTATCTGTTCCACGCCACCCCGGACGAGTTCCGCACCGCATGGTTCCTCGAGTCCATGGCGACGCAGATCCTGGTCATCTTCATCATCCGGACCAACGGACGTCCCTGGAGCAACCGGGCCGATCCGATGCTGACGGCGTCGTCACTGATCGCACTGGGCGTCGCGATGACAGTGCCGTTCACGCCGGCGGGCGCTTGGTTCGGCTTCGTGGCGCCCCCGATCGCGATGCTGGCCGCGATCGCGGCCCTCGTCGCCATCTATCTGGTCTGCGCCGAAGGTCTCAAATCATTCGCCGTGCAATCCAGGGCTGGACGAACTCACCGGCGGCATCACCAACGAGGTCCATGA
- a CDS encoding ABC transporter permease, with protein MNRWLPFEWIAAVRFLREGRLQTLFIIGGIAIGVGVIVFMSAMLAGLEANFIKRVLTSQPQIQLLSPDQVARPLRNSPGVIEDAIVQRPSQRVISIDQWPKIRAQMLAMPEITAVSPTISGSALAIRGDASRAVTLSGIEPESYFTIVRVPDYIVAGEPRLTSEDIIIGIELAKDLGAVVGDKLNVQAASGANRVLTVTGLVDLGNKGVNQRAAYVALRTAQSLLGMVGGVTTIDITVQDIYAAEDIAQRIQAANLVKADSWIKTNAQFFVAVRAQETSNTLIRVFVAMSVAFGIAAVLIVSVIQRSKEIGILRAMGTSRGQILRVFLLQGGLLGFIGSLFGAALGAGALIYWHAVQRQTDGSELFPLILERRLFVITALLATVTGLLAATAPALRAAKLDPVVAIRG; from the coding sequence GTGAACCGCTGGCTGCCGTTCGAATGGATCGCGGCGGTCCGCTTTCTGCGCGAAGGCCGGCTGCAGACCCTGTTCATCATCGGCGGCATCGCGATCGGCGTCGGCGTGATTGTGTTCATGTCGGCGATGCTGGCGGGCCTCGAGGCCAACTTCATCAAGCGCGTGCTGACCTCGCAGCCGCAGATTCAATTGCTGTCGCCGGATCAGGTCGCACGTCCCCTGCGCAACAGCCCCGGCGTGATCGAGGATGCCATCGTGCAGCGGCCGAGCCAGCGCGTGATCTCGATCGACCAATGGCCGAAGATCCGCGCCCAGATGCTGGCGATGCCCGAGATCACCGCGGTGTCACCGACCATCTCGGGCTCGGCGCTCGCCATTCGCGGCGATGCCAGCCGTGCCGTGACATTGTCCGGCATCGAGCCGGAGAGCTACTTCACCATCGTGCGTGTCCCGGACTACATCGTCGCCGGCGAGCCGCGGCTGACCAGCGAGGACATCATCATCGGCATTGAGCTGGCCAAGGACCTCGGCGCCGTCGTTGGCGACAAGCTCAACGTCCAGGCCGCCTCCGGCGCCAACCGCGTGCTGACCGTGACCGGCCTCGTCGACCTCGGCAACAAGGGCGTCAACCAGCGCGCGGCCTATGTCGCGTTGCGCACCGCGCAATCGCTGCTCGGCATGGTCGGCGGCGTGACCACGATCGACATCACCGTGCAGGACATCTACGCAGCGGAAGATATCGCCCAGCGGATCCAGGCCGCCAATCTCGTCAAGGCCGACAGCTGGATCAAGACCAACGCGCAGTTCTTCGTCGCGGTGCGCGCGCAGGAGACCTCCAACACCTTGATCCGCGTCTTCGTTGCGATGTCGGTCGCCTTCGGCATCGCCGCCGTCCTGATCGTCTCGGTGATCCAGCGCTCCAAGGAGATCGGCATCCTCAGGGCGATGGGCACCTCGCGCGGCCAGATCCTGCGCGTGTTCCTGCTGCAGGGCGGGCTGCTGGGATTCATCGGCTCGTTGTTCGGCGCGGCGCTGGGCGCGGGTGCACTGATCTACTGGCATGCGGTGCAGCGCCAAACCGATGGCTCGGAGTTGTTTCCGCTCATTCTCGAGCGTCGCCTGTTCGTCATCACGGCATTGCTCGCGACGGTGACAGGATTGCTCGCGGCCACCGCGCCGGCATTGCGCGCGGCCAAGCTCGATCCGGTGGTGGCGATCCGTGGCTGA
- a CDS encoding ABC transporter ATP-binding protein, which translates to MAEEILRLEKVCKAYNVGLPTETEVLHDIDLEVDRGEFVALIGPSGSGKSTLLNIVGLLDRPPSGRLTIKGHDTASLSDTELTHLRGHTIGFIFQSHLLISAFTAKENVMMPLLVDRGFPSQEIEAQAGKLLDQVGLTKFASHLASNMSGGQQQRVAVARALAMNPDLVLADEPTGNLDTKSAEAVFGLMREVNRTVGTSFLLVTHNLDLARRCDRIIEVVDGRISA; encoded by the coding sequence GTGGCTGAGGAAATCTTGCGGCTGGAGAAGGTCTGCAAGGCCTACAATGTCGGCCTGCCGACCGAGACCGAGGTGCTGCACGACATCGACCTCGAAGTCGACCGCGGCGAGTTCGTTGCGCTGATCGGCCCCTCCGGCTCGGGCAAGAGCACGCTGCTCAATATCGTCGGCCTGCTCGACCGGCCGCCCTCCGGCCGGCTGACGATCAAGGGCCATGATACGGCTTCGCTGTCCGACACCGAACTGACCCATCTGCGCGGCCACACCATCGGCTTCATTTTCCAGTCCCACCTCCTGATCTCCGCCTTCACGGCCAAGGAGAACGTGATGATGCCGCTCCTGGTCGATCGAGGCTTTCCGAGCCAGGAGATCGAGGCGCAGGCCGGCAAGCTGCTCGACCAGGTCGGCCTGACGAAATTCGCCAGCCATCTCGCGAGCAACATGTCGGGCGGCCAGCAGCAGCGCGTCGCGGTCGCGCGGGCGCTGGCGATGAACCCGGATCTGGTGCTGGCAGACGAGCCGACCGGCAATCTCGACACCAAGTCCGCGGAAGCCGTGTTCGGCCTGATGCGGGAGGTCAATCGGACGGTCGGCACCAGCTTCCTGCTCGTCACCCACAACCTCGATCTGGCGCGGCGCTGCGATCGCATCATCGAGGTTGTCGATGGCCGCATCTCCGCCTGA